One Malus domestica chromosome 11, GDT2T_hap1 genomic region harbors:
- the LOC139189684 gene encoding beta-glucosidase 11-like isoform X1: MLRVSFFLCFLLVKLSLCADKFSRDDFPPGFVFGASSSAYQVEGAADQDGRTPSILDTYAHAGNYDGATGDVACDQYHKYKEDVQLMVDTGLEAYRFSISWSRLIPNGRGPVNPKGVQYYNNLIDELITHGIEPHVTLHHSDLPQALDDEYGGWVSRKIVKDFTTYADACFKNFGDRVLHWTTMNEPNVFILGGYDVGFLPPQRCSAPFGVNCSRGNSSTEPYMAAHYTLLAHASAARLYKKMYQDKQHGYIGINVFAYWFVPLTKTIEDELATQRAMDFYFGWVLNPLVFGDYPDVMKKIVGSRIPVFTSLESRIVKGSFDFIGLNYYNILNIKDYSSTLKMETRDFMADSAIKISPLDNGTTTFEYPIAPWGLQELLEYIKENYGNPPIYIHENGQRTRRNSSLEDSGRVKFLQGHIQSLLEAIRNGSNSRGYLTWSFLDSLELLDGYESSYGLYYVDLEDPDLKRQPKLSAHWYSHFLKRKNVINFDEVLTSISNGYDIQ, translated from the exons ATGTTGAGAGTTTCATTTTTTCTGTGTTTTCTTCTCGTAAAGCTTTCTTTATGCGCTGATAAATTTAGCAGAGATGACTTCCCTCCAGGCTTCGTGTTTGGTGCTTCCTCCTCTGCTTATCAG GTGGAAGGTGCTGCAGACCAAGACGGAAGGACCCCAAGCATCTTGGACACATATGCCCATGCGG GTAATTATGATGGAGCCACTGGAGATGTAGCGTGTGATCAGTATCACAAATACAAG GAAGATGTCCAACTAATGGTGGATACTGGTTTGGAGGCATATAGATTTTCCATCTCATGGTCAAGACTTATCCCAA ATGGAAGAGGACCTGTCAACCCAAAGGGTGTACAATATTACAACAATCTTATTGATGAACTGATCACCCATG GAATCGAACCACATGTTACTTTACACCACAGTGATCTCCCACAGGCACTTGATGATGAGTATGGAGGATGGGTTAGTCGAAAAATTGT AAAAGACTTCACTACATATGCAGATGCGTGCTTCAAAAATTTCGGGGATAGAGTTTTGCATTGGACTACTATGAATGAGCCTAATGTTTTTATACTTGGGGGTTACGATGTTGGATTTCTTCCACCACAGCGATGTTCTGCTCCATTTGGTGTCAATTGTTCTAGGGGTAATTCCTCAACAGAGCCATACATGGCAGCTCATTATACCTTGTTAGCTCATGCATCAGCTGCTAGATTGTACAAGAAAATGTACCAG GACAAGCAGCATGGATATATAGGAATCAATGTTTTTGCCTATTGGTTTGTTCCTCTAACAAAAACTATTGAAGATGAACTTGCCACCCAAAGAGCCATGGACTTCTACTTTGGTTG GGTTTTGAATCCCTTGGTGTTTGGAGATTACCCTGATGTAATGAAAAAGATAGTAGGCTCTAGAATTCCTGTTTTTACTAGTCTTGAGTCCCGAATTGTCAAGGGTTCATTTGACttcattggattgaattatTATAACATATTAAACATCAAGGACTACTCAAGCACTTTAAAGATGGAAACCAGAGACTTTATGGCAGACTCAGCAATAAAGATATCGC CACTGGACAATGGTACAACAACATTTGAG TATCCAATAGCTCCCTGGGGCCTGCAAGAACTGTTGGAATATATCAAGGAAAATTATGGCAATCCTCCTATATATATCCATGAAAatg GTCAACGGACTCGACGCAATTCATCTTTGGAGGACTCGGGGCGGGTGAAATTTTTGCAAGGGCACATCCAATCTTTGCTTGAAGCTATAAG GAATGGATCAAACTCAAGAGGTTATTTAACATGGTCCTTCTTGGATTCTCTTGAACTGTTAGACGGCTATGAATCGAGCTACGGCCTATACTACGTGGATTTGGAAGACCCTGATTTGAAAAGACAACCTAAACTCTCTGCTCATTGGTACTCTCATTTTCTAAAGAGAAAAAATGTCATCAACTTTGATGAAGTTCTTACATCCATTTCCAATGGTTACGACATTCAGTAG
- the LOC139189684 gene encoding beta-glucosidase 11-like isoform X2, with protein sequence MVDTGLEAYRFSISWSRLIPNGRGPVNPKGVQYYNNLIDELITHGIEPHVTLHHSDLPQALDDEYGGWVSRKIVKDFTTYADACFKNFGDRVLHWTTMNEPNVFILGGYDVGFLPPQRCSAPFGVNCSRGNSSTEPYMAAHYTLLAHASAARLYKKMYQDKQHGYIGINVFAYWFVPLTKTIEDELATQRAMDFYFGWVLNPLVFGDYPDVMKKIVGSRIPVFTSLESRIVKGSFDFIGLNYYNILNIKDYSSTLKMETRDFMADSAIKISPLDNGTTTFEYPIAPWGLQELLEYIKENYGNPPIYIHENGQRTRRNSSLEDSGRVKFLQGHIQSLLEAIRNGSNSRGYLTWSFLDSLELLDGYESSYGLYYVDLEDPDLKRQPKLSAHWYSHFLKRKNVINFDEVLTSISNGYDIQ encoded by the exons ATGGTGGATACTGGTTTGGAGGCATATAGATTTTCCATCTCATGGTCAAGACTTATCCCAA ATGGAAGAGGACCTGTCAACCCAAAGGGTGTACAATATTACAACAATCTTATTGATGAACTGATCACCCATG GAATCGAACCACATGTTACTTTACACCACAGTGATCTCCCACAGGCACTTGATGATGAGTATGGAGGATGGGTTAGTCGAAAAATTGT AAAAGACTTCACTACATATGCAGATGCGTGCTTCAAAAATTTCGGGGATAGAGTTTTGCATTGGACTACTATGAATGAGCCTAATGTTTTTATACTTGGGGGTTACGATGTTGGATTTCTTCCACCACAGCGATGTTCTGCTCCATTTGGTGTCAATTGTTCTAGGGGTAATTCCTCAACAGAGCCATACATGGCAGCTCATTATACCTTGTTAGCTCATGCATCAGCTGCTAGATTGTACAAGAAAATGTACCAG GACAAGCAGCATGGATATATAGGAATCAATGTTTTTGCCTATTGGTTTGTTCCTCTAACAAAAACTATTGAAGATGAACTTGCCACCCAAAGAGCCATGGACTTCTACTTTGGTTG GGTTTTGAATCCCTTGGTGTTTGGAGATTACCCTGATGTAATGAAAAAGATAGTAGGCTCTAGAATTCCTGTTTTTACTAGTCTTGAGTCCCGAATTGTCAAGGGTTCATTTGACttcattggattgaattatTATAACATATTAAACATCAAGGACTACTCAAGCACTTTAAAGATGGAAACCAGAGACTTTATGGCAGACTCAGCAATAAAGATATCGC CACTGGACAATGGTACAACAACATTTGAG TATCCAATAGCTCCCTGGGGCCTGCAAGAACTGTTGGAATATATCAAGGAAAATTATGGCAATCCTCCTATATATATCCATGAAAatg GTCAACGGACTCGACGCAATTCATCTTTGGAGGACTCGGGGCGGGTGAAATTTTTGCAAGGGCACATCCAATCTTTGCTTGAAGCTATAAG GAATGGATCAAACTCAAGAGGTTATTTAACATGGTCCTTCTTGGATTCTCTTGAACTGTTAGACGGCTATGAATCGAGCTACGGCCTATACTACGTGGATTTGGAAGACCCTGATTTGAAAAGACAACCTAAACTCTCTGCTCATTGGTACTCTCATTTTCTAAAGAGAAAAAATGTCATCAACTTTGATGAAGTTCTTACATCCATTTCCAATGGTTACGACATTCAGTAG